The following proteins are encoded in a genomic region of Acidimicrobiales bacterium:
- a CDS encoding VOC family protein: protein MASDQGSTDPREERPFWRGINHLALVTPDMDATVRFYHGVLGARLVADLAGPGFRHYFFEFGPENTVAFFEYRKGSIEPFAVPAGMPDPRKVQFDHLSFNLADEDALLRLRDRLKEANCEVTDVVDHGFLRSIYFTDPHGIALEASYWVTDPTGRPSDYSDGTLFSDPDPVPAVEELRRSGRVSRVPATRLS, encoded by the coding sequence CGGGAGGAGCGACCGTTCTGGCGGGGGATCAACCACCTGGCCCTGGTGACGCCCGACATGGACGCCACCGTCCGCTTCTACCACGGCGTCCTCGGCGCCCGGCTGGTGGCCGACCTGGCCGGGCCCGGCTTCCGCCACTACTTCTTCGAGTTCGGCCCCGAGAACACGGTGGCGTTCTTCGAATACCGCAAGGGCTCGATCGAGCCCTTTGCCGTGCCGGCGGGCATGCCCGACCCCCGCAAGGTGCAGTTCGACCACCTCTCGTTCAACCTCGCCGACGAGGACGCCCTGCTCCGCCTGCGGGACCGTCTCAAGGAGGCCAACTGCGAGGTCACCGACGTCGTGGACCACGGCTTCCTGCGCTCGATCTACTTCACCGACCCCCACGGGATCGCGCTCGAGGCGTCGTACTGGGTCACCGATCCCACCGGCCGGCCCTCCGACTACAGCGACGGAACGCTCTTCTCCGACCCTGATCCCGTCCCCGCCGTCGAGGAGCTGCGCCGCTCCGGGCGGGTGTCCCGGGTGCCCGCCACCAGACTGAGCTGA